A genome region from Bdellovibrionota bacterium includes the following:
- a CDS encoding MoaD/ThiS family protein, translating into MAIKVLIPTPLRVYTQDRDSVEVGGKNIDEVLLGLAERYPELTKHLMNDKGELRRFVNVYLDDEDVRYNRSKDARREEALDSHPGL; encoded by the coding sequence ATGGCGATTAAGGTCCTGATCCCCACGCCACTTCGCGTCTATACGCAAGATCGCGATTCGGTCGAAGTGGGTGGGAAAAATATCGACGAGGTCCTCCTGGGCCTGGCGGAGAGATATCCCGAGCTCACGAAGCACTTGATGAACGACAAGGGAGAGCTCCGGCGTTTCGTTAACGTTTATCTCGACGACGAAGATGTCCGGTACAATCGAAGCAAAGATGCCCGCCGCGAAGAAGCTCTCGATTCTCATCCCGGTCTATAA